In one window of Dokdonia sp. PRO95 DNA:
- a CDS encoding SusD/RagB family nutrient-binding outer membrane lipoprotein yields MKTNFFIIILLITGAFTSCTDDLVELNINPNQPEVVPTANIFSSATKQFTDFSRSGFNEGRLTLPWMQYWGQTAYADEDRFLYRETTAESIYNNTYLTMTDFKAILDLNTNEETRGDAAASGNNDNQIAASRIMLSYMFYELTNFFGDVPYYSYGSDNETFQAAQLEAGNFTPVFAAQEDIYTDILKELRESADMINEDELVFTNGDNIFNGDATKWKKFANSLILRVATTIKGVDAGAYQTAFDAAIASGVMTSNDDNASQAYDTADANASPLWGAFLTRTDFAVAAPFVELLKGERGNFDQDPRLFQMAVPISVDIEDVKSGTAAVTMDYDDYLGVPYAFRNTNFLDRTTYSYPSSNVIKPDYREMLMEYAEVQFLISERNGFAQANYEDGVAASMEKWGVPAVDIATFVSNLPPANQANVLNQKYIALYMQGHQAYTEYRRTGFPNILVQVNETVDLPQEQIDGLAPENRVESYVFEAGPVDPSVSDLPFRLRYPQILQTLNGANRDAAAANLSNGDLIISKLFWDVN; encoded by the coding sequence TAATCACGGGCGCATTCACATCATGCACCGATGACTTAGTTGAGCTAAACATAAATCCTAACCAACCTGAGGTCGTTCCAACCGCTAATATATTTTCAAGCGCTACGAAACAATTTACAGATTTCTCAAGAAGTGGATTTAACGAAGGGCGTCTAACATTACCTTGGATGCAATACTGGGGACAAACCGCCTATGCTGATGAAGATAGATTTCTTTATCGTGAGACAACTGCCGAATCAATTTACAACAACACGTATTTGACGATGACAGATTTCAAAGCAATTTTAGATTTAAATACTAATGAGGAAACAAGAGGCGATGCAGCTGCATCAGGCAATAATGATAATCAAATTGCTGCATCTCGTATTATGTTATCTTATATGTTCTATGAGTTGACAAATTTCTTTGGGGATGTGCCTTACTACTCTTATGGATCTGACAATGAAACTTTCCAAGCAGCACAATTAGAAGCTGGAAACTTTACACCTGTATTTGCTGCGCAAGAGGACATCTACACAGATATTCTTAAAGAACTAAGAGAATCTGCAGATATGATTAATGAGGATGAACTTGTTTTTACAAATGGAGACAACATATTTAATGGTGATGCAACAAAATGGAAAAAGTTTGCTAACTCACTTATCTTAAGAGTTGCTACAACTATCAAAGGTGTTGATGCTGGTGCATATCAAACTGCTTTTGACGCAGCAATTGCTAGCGGAGTAATGACATCAAATGATGACAATGCTTCACAAGCCTATGATACTGCAGACGCAAATGCATCTCCACTATGGGGAGCATTTCTTACTAGAACAGACTTTGCAGTAGCTGCTCCTTTTGTTGAACTACTTAAAGGTGAAAGAGGAAACTTTGATCAAGATCCAAGATTATTTCAAATGGCTGTGCCAATTTCTGTTGACATCGAAGATGTGAAATCAGGGACAGCAGCAGTAACTATGGATTACGATGACTATTTAGGAGTGCCGTATGCATTTAGAAATACTAATTTTCTAGATAGAACTACATACTCTTATCCAAGTAGTAATGTTATTAAACCTGATTACCGAGAAATGCTGATGGAATATGCGGAAGTTCAGTTCTTAATTTCTGAAAGAAATGGTTTCGCGCAAGCGAACTATGAAGACGGTGTAGCAGCAAGTATGGAAAAGTGGGGAGTTCCTGCTGTAGATATAGCGACATTTGTAAGCAACCTTCCTCCAGCAAATCAAGCAAATGTTTTAAATCAAAAATATATTGCTTTATACATGCAAGGACATCAAGCTTACACTGAGTACAGAAGAACAGGTTTTCCTAACATTTTAGTTCAGGTAAATGAAACTGTTGATCTTCCTCAAGAACAGATTGATGGACTAGCACCAGAAAACAGAGTAGAAAGTTACGTTTTTGAAGCAGGACCTGTTGATCCATCGGTATCTGATTTACCATTTAGATTAAGATACCCACAAATATTACAAACTCTCAACGGTGCGAACAGAGACGCAGCGGCAGCCAACTTATCAAATGGCGATTTAATAATCAGTAAATTATTTTGGGACGTTAACTAA